One genomic window of Sphingopyxis sp. OPL5 includes the following:
- a CDS encoding cytochrome P450, with product MTESQAPARSPVHEFDYIADPGVLADCHARYWDLKETAPPVFWTSAHGGHWVCNTGASVQHVVRHPEIFSSRYLSIPPNPNQPKMIPEMLDPPEHRPYRQMLRPFFESKAIEPLEPRVSAWTDQLLDEVVSKGECDFVEAIGSRLPVAVFMELFGFPMEKFEEFRGLVTGFFHSQASNEVRNNLAQAIVGHLAELIQQRMAEPRDDMISKIVASEVDGRKVNFEELMSIGFLMFLAGLDTVTNAMSFGMRHLAHDEKLRQRAIDDPAVIPDMVEELLRRYAFVATPRYIVEDTVLEGAQLRAGDCILAPLPLVGWDEGLTEDPKTVSVERQFYRHAAFGSGIHTCLGLHLARMELIVFYRAWFARVGHFRQVAKGDETCRGGSVMALEHLHLAWG from the coding sequence ATGACCGAGTCGCAGGCTCCGGCGCGTTCGCCGGTCCATGAATTCGATTATATCGCGGACCCCGGCGTTCTGGCCGATTGTCACGCGCGCTACTGGGATCTGAAGGAGACCGCACCGCCGGTTTTCTGGACGAGCGCGCATGGCGGCCATTGGGTGTGCAACACCGGCGCGTCGGTGCAGCATGTGGTGCGGCATCCCGAGATTTTCTCGAGCCGCTATCTGTCGATCCCGCCCAATCCGAACCAGCCGAAGATGATCCCCGAAATGCTCGATCCGCCCGAGCACCGGCCGTATCGCCAGATGCTGCGGCCCTTTTTCGAATCCAAGGCGATCGAACCGCTCGAGCCGCGCGTGTCGGCATGGACCGACCAGCTTCTCGACGAAGTGGTCAGCAAGGGCGAATGCGACTTCGTCGAAGCGATCGGATCGCGGCTGCCCGTCGCGGTGTTCATGGAATTGTTCGGCTTTCCGATGGAGAAGTTCGAGGAATTTCGCGGTCTGGTCACCGGCTTTTTCCACTCGCAGGCCAGCAACGAGGTGCGCAACAATCTGGCGCAGGCGATCGTCGGTCATCTCGCCGAACTGATCCAGCAGCGCATGGCCGAGCCGCGCGACGACATGATTTCCAAGATCGTCGCGAGCGAGGTCGATGGACGCAAGGTGAATTTCGAGGAGCTGATGTCGATCGGCTTCCTGATGTTCCTCGCCGGGCTCGACACCGTCACCAACGCGATGAGTTTCGGGATGCGCCACCTCGCGCATGACGAGAAACTGCGCCAGCGCGCCATCGACGACCCGGCGGTGATCCCCGACATGGTCGAGGAATTGCTGCGCCGCTACGCCTTTGTCGCGACGCCGCGCTACATCGTCGAGGACACGGTGCTGGAGGGCGCGCAGCTTCGTGCCGGCGACTGCATCCTCGCGCCGCTGCCGCTCGTCGGCTGGGACGAGGGGCTGACCGAGGATCCGAAGACGGTGTCGGTCGAACGGCAATTTTATCGCCACGCGGCATTCGGGTCGGGAATCCACACCTGCCTCGGGCTGCACCTCGCGCGGATGGAACTGATCGTCTTCTACCGCGCCTGGTTCGCGCGCGTCGGCCATTTCCGGCAGGTCGCAAAAGGCGACGAGACGTGCCGTGGCGGTAGCGTGATGGCGCTCGAACATCTGCATCTGGCGTGGGGGTGA
- a CDS encoding VOC family protein, which yields MDQALHMLMVPAGDMAALRTFYLDGLGWQPWGPDSPGSLMLRAGTAVIVFVPRDYLAAESGIDLAAAPRAVNATFVETKADVDTQFARAIAAGAIVTSPIRDRDGGLYSGYFADPEGNGWEIVWSPVMRPGADGGLVLATPETH from the coding sequence ATGGATCAGGCCCTGCACATGCTGATGGTGCCCGCGGGCGACATGGCGGCGCTGCGTACCTTCTATCTGGACGGCCTCGGCTGGCAGCCATGGGGTCCCGACAGTCCTGGTTCGCTGATGCTGCGTGCCGGGACGGCGGTGATCGTCTTCGTTCCGCGCGACTATCTGGCGGCCGAAAGCGGCATCGATCTCGCCGCAGCGCCGCGCGCGGTCAACGCGACCTTCGTCGAGACCAAGGCCGACGTCGACACGCAATTCGCCAGAGCAATCGCCGCCGGCGCCATCGTTACCAGTCCGATCCGCGACCGCGATGGCGGCCTCTATTCGGGCTATTTCGCCGACCCCGAGGGCAATGGCTGGGAAATCGTCTGGAGCCCGGTGATGCGTCCGGGTGCCGATGGCGGACTCGTCCTCGCCACGCCCGAAACCCACTGA
- a CDS encoding aldehyde dehydrogenase family protein yields MASAAPAVHLHLGHEQRSSGSGGTHPHLHPVTQVTQADIPLAGAKEVEEAVAKAEAVRESWRRTAPETRRDILNRLADLLKANKAELARMAALDGGTTLMVGERGVDTAVGWTRYYAGWCDKMSGELISTFDTRGELSYTVPEPIGIVGIIITWNGPLISLGMKVVAALAAGNCVICKPAELTPFAPELFARLCAEAGVPDGVLSIFPGTAEAGDAIVRHKKIRKISFTGGPITARKILIACAEEIKPSVMELGGKSASLVFPDCDVQAAAERAVFWTVGCLSGQGCALPTRQVVHADIYDDFVARVKAIIGQFKVGDPMDPTVMVGPVINKAAVERITGMFDRAKADGAATFLLGGGRCGGEFAEGNFIEPTLIVDADPDHEISQVEIFGPAVVVMKFHTEDEAIAIANNSEYGLAAMIQSNDLQRVHRLSERLNAGGVYVNGGFQINPYTPFGGVGISGFGKEGGKAGIDEFLHYKTVTIGVGAPIFPKQEA; encoded by the coding sequence ATGGCCAGCGCAGCACCCGCAGTTCACCTGCATCTGGGGCACGAACAACGCAGCAGCGGCAGCGGCGGGACGCACCCGCATCTGCATCCCGTTACACAAGTGACGCAAGCCGATATCCCGCTCGCCGGTGCGAAGGAGGTCGAGGAAGCGGTCGCCAAGGCCGAGGCGGTGCGCGAGTCCTGGCGCCGCACGGCGCCCGAGACGCGGCGCGACATCTTGAACCGGTTGGCCGACCTGCTCAAGGCGAACAAGGCCGAGCTGGCGCGCATGGCGGCGCTCGACGGCGGCACAACGCTGATGGTCGGCGAGCGCGGGGTCGATACCGCGGTCGGCTGGACGCGCTATTACGCCGGCTGGTGCGACAAGATGTCGGGCGAGCTGATCTCGACCTTCGATACGCGCGGCGAGCTGTCGTACACGGTGCCCGAACCGATCGGCATCGTCGGGATCATCATCACCTGGAACGGGCCGCTGATCTCGCTCGGCATGAAGGTCGTGGCGGCGCTGGCGGCGGGCAATTGCGTGATCTGCAAGCCCGCCGAATTGACTCCCTTTGCCCCCGAGCTGTTTGCACGGCTATGTGCTGAAGCGGGGGTTCCCGACGGCGTGCTGTCGATCTTTCCGGGGACCGCCGAGGCGGGCGATGCGATCGTGCGGCACAAGAAGATCCGCAAGATCAGCTTCACCGGCGGTCCGATCACCGCGCGCAAGATCCTCATCGCCTGCGCCGAGGAGATCAAGCCGTCGGTGATGGAACTCGGCGGCAAGTCGGCGAGCCTCGTCTTCCCCGATTGCGACGTGCAGGCGGCGGCCGAGCGCGCGGTGTTCTGGACCGTCGGCTGCCTGTCGGGGCAGGGCTGCGCCCTCCCCACGCGTCAGGTCGTCCACGCCGATATCTACGACGATTTCGTTGCGCGGGTGAAAGCGATCATCGGCCAGTTCAAGGTCGGCGACCCGATGGACCCGACGGTGATGGTCGGACCCGTCATCAACAAGGCGGCGGTCGAGCGGATCACCGGCATGTTCGACCGCGCCAAGGCCGACGGCGCCGCGACCTTCCTGCTCGGCGGCGGGCGCTGCGGCGGCGAATTCGCCGAGGGCAATTTCATCGAGCCGACGCTGATCGTCGATGCCGATCCAGACCATGAAATCAGCCAGGTCGAGATTTTCGGCCCGGCAGTGGTGGTGATGAAATTCCACACCGAAGATGAAGCGATCGCGATCGCCAACAACAGCGAATATGGTCTCGCCGCGATGATCCAGTCGAACGATCTGCAGCGCGTGCACCGTCTGTCGGAGCGGCTCAATGCCGGCGGCGTCTATGTCAACGGTGGGTTCCAGATCAATCCGTACACGCCATTTGGCGGGGTCGGCATTTCGGGCTTTGGCAAGGAAGGCGGCAAGGCGGGGATCGACGAATTCCTGCACTACAAGACGGTGACCATCGGCGTCGGCGCGCCGATCTTTCCGAAGCAGGAGGCGTGA
- a CDS encoding SDR family oxidoreductase, which translates to MADFTNDQFRLDGKVAIVTGAGGRGNSIGRAYAVGLANAGASVVVADLNKGGAERVAGEIEAAGGKALAVEVDIADEASVAAMMEATAAAFGGLDILVNNAALMVEAVGTLAIQTSIADFDKLMRVNLTGALICSKAAVPLFQARGGGKIVNQLSAGGFPAQTTYGISKVALLGLTTTLATELGRMNVNVNAIAPGMTMSDAGKALTPEESPFVQAAMARVVKQPRGLPEDLVGALLLLCSSAGDWITGQALNVDGGFIMRN; encoded by the coding sequence ATGGCCGATTTCACGAACGACCAGTTCCGGCTCGACGGCAAGGTGGCGATCGTCACCGGCGCCGGCGGGCGCGGGAACAGCATCGGGCGCGCTTATGCAGTGGGCCTCGCCAACGCGGGGGCTAGCGTTGTCGTCGCCGACCTCAACAAGGGAGGCGCCGAGCGCGTCGCGGGCGAGATCGAAGCGGCAGGCGGCAAGGCGCTGGCAGTGGAAGTCGATATCGCCGACGAGGCGTCGGTCGCGGCAATGATGGAGGCGACCGCCGCAGCCTTCGGCGGGCTCGATATCCTCGTCAACAACGCTGCGCTGATGGTCGAGGCGGTCGGTACGCTGGCGATTCAGACGAGCATCGCCGATTTCGACAAATTGATGCGCGTCAATCTGACCGGTGCCTTGATCTGTTCGAAGGCCGCTGTGCCGTTGTTCCAGGCGCGCGGCGGCGGCAAGATCGTCAACCAGCTGTCGGCGGGCGGCTTCCCCGCGCAGACCACCTACGGGATCAGCAAGGTGGCGTTGCTCGGACTGACGACGACACTGGCGACCGAACTCGGCCGGATGAACGTCAACGTCAACGCGATCGCGCCGGGGATGACGATGTCCGACGCGGGCAAGGCGCTGACCCCCGAGGAAAGCCCGTTCGTTCAGGCGGCGATGGCGCGCGTGGTCAAGCAGCCGCGCGGGCTGCCGGAGGATCTGGTCGGGGCGCTGTTGTTGCTGTGCTCGTCCGCGGGCGACTGGATCACCGGTCAGGCGCTCAACGTCGATGGCGGGTTCATAATGCGCAATTAG
- a CDS encoding LysR family transcriptional regulator — protein sequence MDLRRLRHAVFLADWGNFTAAAARLHLSQSALSRSIQSLEGELGLKLFERIATGVVTTAAGSAVVEEARTLLGQAEGLKAHAQRLSRGETGRVRIGLGPMFAGLLTDYLQAVWQPSQAVEVQVHILPVERLVSRLLSDDLDFFVADGRAARDHPSIAVEPIGTAPIGYHVRPGHELLDRKRLSVADIAAYPRASPNLPMVPLDAGPAVRQSSRPEAGSVYCEQVSTLVELTARSDAVLLAISAAIAEHIDAGRLLTLAIPEIADWSAQIVIARRARLYPTPTAERYAVAMATHVRNRWIETAQPNCAL from the coding sequence ATGGATTTGCGAAGACTTCGCCACGCCGTGTTTTTGGCCGACTGGGGCAATTTCACCGCCGCCGCCGCGCGGCTGCACCTGTCGCAATCCGCGCTCAGCCGCAGCATCCAGAGTCTCGAAGGCGAACTGGGGCTAAAATTGTTCGAACGCATTGCAACGGGCGTCGTCACCACGGCGGCGGGTTCGGCGGTGGTCGAAGAAGCGCGCACGCTGCTTGGGCAGGCGGAAGGGCTGAAGGCGCATGCGCAGCGGCTGTCGCGCGGCGAAACGGGGCGCGTACGCATCGGCCTCGGCCCGATGTTCGCCGGCCTTCTCACCGATTATCTGCAGGCCGTGTGGCAACCGTCGCAGGCGGTCGAGGTTCAGGTGCATATCCTGCCGGTCGAACGGCTGGTCAGCCGCCTGCTGTCCGATGATCTCGACTTCTTCGTCGCCGACGGCCGCGCGGCGCGCGATCACCCGAGCATCGCGGTCGAACCGATTGGCACGGCGCCGATCGGTTATCATGTACGCCCGGGGCATGAACTGCTCGACCGCAAGCGGCTTTCGGTTGCCGACATCGCCGCATATCCGCGCGCGTCGCCCAATCTGCCGATGGTGCCGCTCGATGCGGGGCCGGCCGTGCGCCAGTCGAGCCGCCCCGAGGCTGGCAGCGTGTATTGCGAACAAGTGTCGACGCTGGTCGAACTGACCGCGCGCAGCGACGCCGTCTTGCTCGCGATTTCAGCGGCCATCGCCGAGCATATCGACGCCGGGCGGCTCCTCACGCTTGCCATCCCCGAAATCGCCGACTGGTCGGCGCAGATCGTCATCGCCCGCCGCGCCCGGCTTTACCCCACCCCGACCGCCGAACGTTATGCGGTCGCGATGGCCACTCATGTTCGCAATCGCTGGATCGAGACGGCCCAGCCTAATTGCGCATTATGA
- a CDS encoding sterol desaturase family protein — MQPQHWTFILIAAILAIELATGRHKGVHRKHDFFIIGSVILGSQVTRIGMAWLTAWIVGLLLPTGKGALGDVPIWSGFVGLLLVAEFGQYWIHRSAHDTINHPWLHGMHRTHHSAPYVNVTLMWRTNLVWPLVHAYTWVAALGFYLGMTGATTIFYITIMAWNAITHSDWRWDDVIARKVPGGARFVRAFEWVFVTPRIHHTHHGYGKDGKAYRNFCTMLSFYDRMFGTLHVPEGRPWRYGLPGGEHDWWRQLLFPLVPLGESRKR, encoded by the coding sequence ATGCAGCCGCAACATTGGACCTTCATATTGATCGCCGCGATATTGGCGATCGAACTGGCCACGGGCCGTCACAAGGGCGTCCATCGCAAGCATGATTTCTTCATCATCGGCTCGGTAATTCTCGGCTCGCAGGTGACGCGCATCGGAATGGCGTGGCTGACGGCATGGATCGTCGGCCTGTTGCTGCCGACAGGCAAAGGCGCGCTTGGCGACGTGCCAATCTGGTCGGGGTTCGTGGGCCTGCTGCTTGTCGCCGAGTTCGGCCAATATTGGATCCACCGTTCGGCGCATGATACGATCAACCACCCGTGGCTCCACGGCATGCACCGCACCCATCACAGCGCGCCCTATGTCAATGTCACCTTAATGTGGCGTACCAATCTGGTCTGGCCGCTGGTCCACGCTTATACTTGGGTGGCGGCGCTGGGATTTTACCTCGGCATGACCGGTGCGACGACGATATTCTACATCACCATCATGGCGTGGAACGCGATCACTCACAGCGACTGGCGCTGGGACGACGTGATCGCGCGAAAGGTGCCGGGTGGCGCACGCTTCGTCCGTGCCTTCGAATGGGTGTTCGTGACCCCGCGCATCCACCACACGCATCATGGTTATGGCAAAGACGGCAAGGCCTATCGCAACTTCTGCACGATGCTCAGCTTTTATGATCGGATGTTCGGGACGCTGCATGTGCCCGAAGGTCGCCCGTGGCGTTACGGCCTGCCCGGCGGCGAGCATGACTGGTGGCGGCAATTGCTCTTCCCGCTCGTCCCACTCGGCGAGTCCAGGAAGCGCTAG
- a CDS encoding AMP-binding protein: MSSNFIEAMTAAAARAPGASLTVASDRLPCITTLSDVVAAGRRMGTRMTAAGVGRGDIIACMLANWREWLVVAVASGQAGAVMLPIVTIYGAKELGFILRQSGAKWLFTPDRFRNVDYAQVVADCGDLPALERHIAIGRAFAALEADGPIADPVPVDANDLALLVYTSGTTADPKGVMHSARGFLAELETMRAMRAGGDDDAVISPWPPGHVAGALSMYRFLCQGTPLILMDQWDAALAAELIDRHKVTSSSGTPFHLSGMIAAADIHGYDLTSLRQYLVGAAPVPPSLIERCQRQGLAVYHCYGSSEHPTVTSGVVDDPLDKQLHTEGRAIAGSEMRFIDDDGHDVAPGEDGEICTRGPELFLGYLDPALNETAFLPGGWYRTGDIGRLDEGGYLLITDRKKDIIIRGGENISSKEVEAVLLAHPAVADVAVVAAPDDRMGEVVRACVVLAPGGSLTLDEVRDHFFSSGIAKQKTPERLSIVDELPRNASGKVLKHQLRETA, translated from the coding sequence ATGAGTTCGAATTTCATCGAGGCGATGACCGCCGCCGCGGCGCGGGCGCCCGGCGCGTCGCTGACCGTTGCCTCGGATCGTCTGCCCTGCATCACCACGCTGAGTGACGTCGTCGCAGCGGGACGCCGCATGGGAACGCGAATGACAGCGGCGGGCGTCGGCCGCGGCGACATTATCGCTTGCATGCTCGCCAACTGGCGCGAATGGCTCGTCGTCGCGGTCGCCTCCGGGCAGGCGGGCGCCGTGATGCTGCCGATCGTCACCATCTATGGCGCGAAAGAACTCGGCTTCATCCTGCGCCAGTCAGGCGCGAAATGGCTGTTCACGCCCGACCGCTTCCGAAATGTCGATTATGCGCAGGTGGTAGCCGACTGCGGCGACCTTCCCGCGCTTGAGCGCCACATCGCCATCGGCCGCGCCTTCGCTGCGCTCGAAGCCGACGGGCCGATTGCCGATCCGGTGCCGGTCGATGCGAACGACCTCGCGCTGCTGGTCTATACCTCGGGCACCACCGCTGATCCCAAGGGTGTGATGCACAGCGCGCGCGGTTTCCTCGCCGAGCTTGAAACGATGCGCGCGATGCGGGCCGGCGGCGACGATGATGCGGTGATCTCGCCCTGGCCGCCCGGCCATGTCGCGGGCGCGCTGTCGATGTACCGCTTCCTTTGCCAGGGCACGCCGCTGATCCTGATGGACCAGTGGGATGCGGCGCTCGCCGCTGAGCTCATCGACCGCCACAAGGTGACCTCATCGTCGGGCACGCCCTTCCACCTGTCGGGCATGATCGCCGCCGCTGACATCCATGGCTATGACCTGACCTCGCTGCGCCAGTATCTCGTTGGCGCCGCGCCCGTGCCGCCTTCGCTGATCGAGCGCTGTCAGCGCCAAGGCCTCGCCGTCTATCATTGCTACGGATCGAGCGAGCATCCGACGGTGACTTCGGGGGTCGTCGACGACCCGCTCGACAAGCAACTCCATACCGAGGGCCGCGCGATCGCTGGCTCTGAAATGCGCTTCATCGACGACGACGGTCACGACGTCGCGCCGGGCGAAGACGGCGAAATCTGTACCCGCGGTCCCGAACTCTTCCTGGGCTATCTCGACCCCGCGCTGAACGAGACCGCCTTCCTGCCCGGCGGCTGGTACCGCACCGGCGACATCGGCCGCCTCGACGAGGGCGGCTATCTCCTCATCACCGACCGCAAGAAGGACATCATCATCCGCGGCGGCGAGAATATCTCGTCGAAAGAGGTCGAGGCGGTGCTGTTGGCGCATCCGGCGGTCGCCGACGTTGCCGTGGTCGCCGCACCCGACGACCGCATGGGCGAGGTAGTGCGCGCTTGCGTCGTGCTCGCGCCGGGTGGGTCGCTGACGCTCGATGAGGTGCGCGACCATTTCTTTTCGTCGGGCATCGCGAAACAGAAAACGCCTGAACGGCTGAGCATTGTCGACGAACTGCCGCGTAACGCTTCGGGCAAGGTGTTGAAGCACCAGTTGCGCGAAACCGCCTAG
- a CDS encoding FadR/GntR family transcriptional regulator, which produces MDSGNSRIRVPKTSELVADQIRAQIVRGELKEGDSLPPEGTLMATLGISRPTLREAFRILEAENLISVVRGSRSGARVHQPSVELVSRYAGYLLEAEGTTIADLYAARLAIEPTVVRWLATSKGQTPGFARLRQALSELEDMLKNEGYAEFVDNVSIFHQTLVEATGNKTLSLMNRMLLNLGRHHQNDYQRRHPRTTEDKYKSLRAGFKSFEKLVTMIEAGDVEGAVAHWRLHLRNANDTWAARGEGERTVDSLHG; this is translated from the coding sequence ATGGATAGTGGCAATTCGCGCATCCGGGTTCCGAAGACGTCGGAACTGGTCGCCGACCAGATCAGGGCCCAGATCGTCCGCGGTGAGCTGAAAGAAGGCGACTCGCTGCCACCCGAGGGCACGTTGATGGCTACCCTCGGCATATCGCGCCCGACCCTGCGCGAAGCCTTCCGTATCCTCGAGGCCGAAAATCTGATCAGCGTCGTTCGCGGTTCGCGCAGCGGTGCGCGGGTGCACCAGCCGTCGGTCGAACTCGTGTCGCGTTACGCCGGCTACCTGCTTGAGGCCGAGGGGACGACGATCGCCGATCTCTATGCCGCGCGGCTCGCGATCGAGCCGACCGTCGTGCGCTGGCTCGCGACCTCGAAGGGCCAGACGCCCGGCTTCGCAAGGCTACGGCAAGCGCTTTCCGAGCTTGAGGACATGCTCAAGAATGAAGGCTATGCCGAATTCGTCGACAATGTGTCGATTTTCCACCAGACGCTGGTCGAGGCAACGGGAAACAAGACGTTGAGCTTGATGAACCGCATGCTGCTCAACCTGGGGCGCCATCATCAGAATGACTATCAGCGCCGCCACCCTCGCACGACCGAGGACAAGTACAAGAGCCTGCGCGCGGGGTTCAAATCTTTCGAGAAACTGGTCACGATGATCGAGGCCGGCGACGTTGAGGGTGCCGTCGCGCACTGGCGGCTCCACCTGCGCAACGCCAACGACACCTGGGCGGCGCGCGGCGAGGGCGAGCGGACCGTCGACTCCCTGCACGGATGA
- a CDS encoding SDR family NAD(P)-dependent oxidoreductase — MTDRIRLDGQAAFVTGGGGGIGRAIAIRLAEAGADIAIFDIFPERAEEAAERVREAGRKALAIPGDVMDADALRAAIDRTAAEYGRLDILANNAGGVSARPFLEQSERSMRKHVDINLMSMLVATQAAAQHMVAGGRGGSIVNVASIEASRAAPNFAVYAACKAGMLSFTKSMAVELSGHGIRVNCIAPDHTITPGNQGNRAGPVDPATWKQHSDEAVDAMNRLIPLGREGVDMECGDAAVFLSSAMASYISGVLLPVDGGTWASSGWVRGQNGKWTLNEGLSFGA; from the coding sequence ATGACTGACCGCATCCGCCTCGACGGGCAGGCGGCGTTCGTCACCGGCGGCGGCGGCGGCATCGGCCGTGCCATCGCAATCCGCCTCGCCGAAGCGGGCGCCGACATCGCGATCTTCGACATCTTTCCCGAGCGCGCCGAAGAGGCGGCCGAGCGGGTCCGCGAAGCGGGGCGCAAGGCGCTCGCCATCCCCGGCGACGTCATGGACGCCGACGCATTGCGCGCCGCAATCGACCGCACCGCCGCCGAATATGGCCGGCTCGACATTCTCGCCAACAATGCCGGCGGCGTCTCGGCGCGCCCCTTCCTCGAACAGAGCGAGCGCAGCATGCGCAAACATGTCGACATCAACCTGATGTCGATGCTGGTCGCCACCCAAGCCGCGGCGCAGCATATGGTCGCGGGCGGGCGCGGCGGATCGATCGTCAACGTCGCGAGCATCGAGGCGAGCCGCGCCGCGCCGAACTTTGCCGTCTATGCCGCGTGCAAGGCGGGCATGCTCAGCTTCACCAAATCGATGGCGGTCGAACTCTCGGGCCATGGCATCCGCGTCAACTGCATTGCCCCCGACCATACGATCACCCCGGGCAATCAGGGCAATCGCGCCGGCCCGGTCGATCCGGCGACCTGGAAACAGCATAGCGACGAGGCCGTCGATGCGATGAACCGCCTCATCCCGCTCGGGCGCGAGGGTGTCGACATGGAGTGCGGCGATGCCGCGGTCTTCCTGTCGAGCGCGATGGCGAGCTATATCAGCGGTGTCCTGCTGCCCGTCGATGGCGGCACCTGGGCATCGTCGGGCTGGGTGCGCGGGCAAAACGGCAAATGGACACTCAACGAAGGATTGTCTTTCGGCGCCTAA
- a CDS encoding SDR family oxidoreductase: MSGWLAGKRARIEGDSPAIIAAFQAAGATLVSDGDHDIWVHIAPPPATKLAQDLTHAEWRASLDVGLDRRFLGAKDFAEACRARGQGGAVLFIGAPEQALGADHAAAAGALGNLTKTLGVEWARDGIRVNSILTRETGDTLGKLAAYLASDYAAYVTGAVMGITLDD; this comes from the coding sequence ATGAGCGGTTGGCTGGCGGGCAAACGCGCACGGATCGAGGGCGATAGCCCGGCGATCATTGCGGCCTTCCAAGCGGCGGGCGCGACGCTGGTGAGCGACGGCGACCATGATATCTGGGTTCATATCGCGCCGCCGCCCGCGACAAAGCTGGCGCAGGACCTCACCCATGCCGAATGGCGCGCCAGCCTCGACGTCGGTCTCGACCGCCGCTTCCTCGGCGCTAAGGATTTCGCCGAGGCCTGTCGCGCTCGCGGGCAGGGCGGGGCAGTGCTGTTTATCGGCGCCCCCGAACAGGCGCTTGGCGCCGACCATGCCGCCGCCGCGGGTGCGCTCGGCAACCTCACCAAGACGCTTGGCGTCGAATGGGCGCGCGACGGTATCCGCGTGAACAGCATTCTCACGCGCGAGACCGGCGACACGCTCGGAAAGCTCGCTGCCTATCTCGCCAGCGATTACGCCGCTTATGTCACCGGCGCGGTCATGGGCATCACCCTTGATGACTGA